One genomic window of Pagrus major chromosome 22, Pma_NU_1.0 includes the following:
- the il17a/f3 gene encoding interleukin 17a/f3, which produces MQLVLRALLVLVLGLATLLHATRKGQTVSVKLGRGTGLKGRTVRLHLDPSVHVQIGGVSTSDIASMSLSPWTYRESFVPSRLPQKISQAQCLTSGCLSLQGGGEDAALEAKPIYYQGLVLHRVPRLGNRGGRKARKKYTFLLGTEMIAVGCTCVRPSVVQQ; this is translated from the exons ATGCAGCTG GTTTTGAGAGCtttgctggtgctggtgctgggcCTGGCCACGCTTCTGCACGCCACCAGGAAAGGCCAGACGGTCTCGGTGAAGTTGGGGCGGGGAACCGGACTGAAGGGCAGGACGGTGAGACTGCACCTGGATCCCTCAGTGCACGTTCAGATCGGCGGCGTGTCCACCTCAGACATCGCCAGCATGTCTCTGTCGCCCTGGACGTACAG AGAATCCTTTGTGCCGTCTCGCTTGCCGCAGAAGATCTCTCAGGCTCAGTGCCTGACCTCCGGCTGTCTGAGCCtgcagggtggaggagaggatgcaGCCCTGGAGGCTAAACCGATCTACTACCAGGGCCTGGTCCTCCACAG AGTCCCGAGGCTCGGtaacagaggagggaggaaggcgAGGAAGAAGTACACCTTCCTGCTGGGGACGGAGATGATCGCAGTGGGCTGCACCTGTGTGAGGCCCAGCGTCGTACAGCAGTGA
- the mcm3 gene encoding DNA replication licensing factor MCM3 codes for MATDVVDDREMREAQRDYLDFLDDDQDQGVYQSKVRDMISENKARLIVNVNDLRRRNEARAAKLMSNAFEELLAFQRALKDLVASVDATYAKQYEEFYIGLEGSFGTKHVTPRTLSSRLLGSMVCVEGIITKCSLVRPKVVRSVHYCPATKKTMERKYTDMTSLDAFPSSAIYPTKDEENNPLETEFGLSIYKDHQTITVQEMPEKAPAGQLPRSVDIILDNDLVDMVKPGDRVQVIGTYRCLPGKKGGFTSGTFRTIMIACHVKQMSKEVSPYFSADDVAKIRNFSRTRSMDVFDQLSRSLAPSIHGHEYIKKAILCMLLGGVEKVLENGSRIRGDINILLIGDPSVAKSQLLRYVLHTAPRAIPTTGRGSSGVGLTAAVTTDQETGERRLEAGAMVLADRGVVCIDEFDKMSDMDRTAIHEVMEQGRVTIAKAGIHARLNARCSVLAAANPVYGRYDQYKTPMENIGLQDSLLSRFDLLFIVLDQMDPEQDREISDHVLRMHRYRDPREQEGAAMALGGTVDILATDDPDAIAEEHEELQIYEKHNNLLHGSKRKKDKIVSKEFMRKYIHIAKAVTPVLTEEAANHIAEEYSRLRGQEQMSADIARTSPVTARTLETLIRLSTAHAKARMSKAVELEDSEVAVELVQFAYFKKVLEKEKKRSRKERDSGSEEDEEEVSATEPSQKTARKRGRRGSQGSEPYSPYDFSEEQNVPEIQAGTPKPAKPRQEEEAMDATSQAEASDVSAERLKEFKSSLFAVFQSAHAQSVKMKTLMDDVNKGRENRFSEPEVRSALTRMQDDNQVMVADDIIFLI; via the exons ATGGCGACCGACGTGGTAGATGACCGGGAGATGAGGGAGGCGCAGAGGGATTATCTGGACTTCCTGGACGACGAC CAAGACCAGGGTGTTTACCAGAGCAAGGTCCGGGACATGATCAGCGAGAACAAGGCCCGGCTCATCGTCAACGTCAACGACCTGCGGAGGAGGAACGAGGCCCGGGCGGccaa GCTGATGAGCAATGCCTTTGAGGAGCTGCTGGCCTTCCAGCGGGCTCTGAAGGACCTGGTGGCCTCGGTGGACGCCACCTACGCCAAGCAGTACGAGGAGTTCTACATCGGCCTGGAGGGCAGCTTCGGCACCAAGCACGTCACCCCCCGCACCCTGTCCTCCCGCCTGCTGGGCAGCATGGTGTGCGTGGAGGGCATCATCACCAAAT GCTCTCTGGTGCGTCCTAAAGTCGTGCGCAGCGTCCACTACTGTCCAGCCACCAAGAAGACGATGGAAAGGAAATACACCGACATGACCTCACTGGATGCGTTTCCCTCCAGCGCCATCTACCCCACCAAG GACGAGGAGAACAACCCTCTGGAGACGGAGTTTGGGCTCTCCATCTACAAGGACCACCAGACCATTACGGTGCAGGAGATGCCAGAGAAAGCCCCCGCTGGACAGCTGCCTCGCTCTGTGGACATCATCCTGGACAACGACCTGGTGGACATGGTCAAACCTGGAGACAGAGTCCAGGTCATCGGCACGTACCGCTGCCTGCCCGGAAAGAAGGGAGGGTTCACCTCTGGCACGTTCAG AACCATCATGATCGCCTGCCACGTGAAGCAGATGAGCAAGGAAGTGTCTCCTTACTTCTCAGCGGACGACGTCGCCAAAATCAGGAACTTCAGCAGGACTCGCTCCATG GACGTGTTTGACCAGCTGTCTCGCTCGCTGGCTCCCAGTATCCACGGCCACGAGTACATAAAGAAGGCCATCCTCTGCATGTTGCTGGGCGGCGTGGAGAAGGTGCTGGAGAACGGATCACGTATCAGAGGAGACATCAACATCCTGCTCATCG GTGATCCATCGGTAGCAAAGTCCCAGCTGCTGCGTTACGTGCTCCACACAGCGCCCAGGGCCATCCCCACCACAGGGCGAGGCTCGTCCGGAGTGGGTCTGACTGCTGCAGTCACCACTGACCAGGAGACCG GCGAGCGTCGTCTGGAGGCAGGCGCCATGGTGCTGGCTGACCGCGGCGTGGTGTGCATCGATGAGTTCGACAAAATGTCCGACATGGACCGCACGGCCATCCACGAGGTGATGGAGCAGGGCCGGGTCACCATCGCCAAGGCCGGCATCCACGCCCGCCTCAACGCCCGCTGCTCCGTGCTGGCGGCTGCCAACCCCGTCTACGGCAGG tacgACCAGTATAAAACCCCCATGGAGAACATCGGCCTCCAGGACTCCCTGCTGTCCCGTTTTGACCTCCTGTTCATCGTGCTGGATCAGATGGATCCCGAGCAGGACCGCGAGATCTCGGATCACGTGCTGAGGATGCACCGCTACCGCGACCCCCGTGAGCAGGAGGGAGCAG CCATGGCTCTGGGCGGGACAGTCGACATCCTGGCCACAGATGACCCAGACGCAATTGCAGAAGAGCACGAAGAGCTGCAGATCtatgagaaacacaacaacctGCTGCATGGAAGCAAGAGAAAGAA gGATAAGATCGTGAGTAAGGAGTTCATGAGGAAGTACATCCACATCGCCAAAGCTGTGACACCCGTGCTGACAGAGGAGGCAGCCAATCACATCGCAGAGGAGTACTCGAGACTGAGGGGCCAGGAGCAGATGAGTGCTGACATCGCCAGG acctCTCCTGTGACGGCCCGTACGCTGGAGACTCTGATCCGTCTGTCCACGGCACATGCCAAGGCCCGAATGAGCAAAGCCGTTGAGCTGGAGGACTCGGAGGTGGCTGTGGAGCTCGTCCAGTTTGCCTACTTCAAAAAG GTtctggagaaagagaagaaacgTTCAAGAAAAGAGAGGGACTCTGGTtcagaggaggacgaggaggaagtgTCGGCCACTGAGCCTTCACAGAAGACTGCAAGGAAGAG gggGCGGCGTGGCTCTCAGGGCAGTGAGCCCTACAGCCCGTATGACTTCAGTGAGGAGCAGAACGTCCCAGAGA TTCAGGCCGGCACCCCGAAACCAGCCAAGCCacgtcaggaggaggaggcgatgGATGCCACATCACAGGCTGAAGCCTCCGACGTCTCTGCAGAGAG gctgaaggagttCAAGTCGTCCCTGTTCGCAGTCTTCCAGTCGGCTCACGCTCAGTCGGTGAAGATGAAGACCCTGATGGACGACGTCAACAAGGGGCGTGAGAATCGATTCTCAGAGCCGGAGGTCCGATCCGCTCTGACCCGCATGCAGGACGACAACCAGGTCATGGTGGCCGATGACATCATCTTCCTCATCTGA